The genomic DNA atcacctgtCACAAGAGAGACCATTGACTAATAACTCTGTTTGAACTGGAGAGTCTACACACGAAAACCGAGCTGGAGTTAGACGCGCATGGAACTCTTCTTGATCATTGTTATGGCTAATTGAGAGGTTACgttgcttcttccttctctgtACCTCTTCCTTCACTCTCTgcatcaaaaagaaagaaaacacatagCCAATGAGTGGAAAAGGTGACTATAACCTAACCGATGAAAAGGATGAATCCTCAGTGCAGACACAAACACAAATCTATATCCTAAATTCCAGTATGTTCACTTAAACAAGCACTTATTGATACATCAAGCGCATATCCGGTTTCGGCTAATTGCCTAATCAACACTTTTATCTGAATCTACCCTATGTATGAATGATTGCTGCTATGTTAACTAtgaactaaaacaagaaaagtcTCTCTTTCAGCTTCTAATTCACCGGCTCTAGGTTTGGTCTGCAAGATGCAACTGCAATTAAGAGAAACTAAACACTAACTCAGACTCTGTCTTGGTTCTTATTTACTGGGACTATGATGTATAATAAATCTGTTTAGAGTATCACTACCACAATCAGGCCTAACATACATAACTATCATCGACTCACCAAGTTCGTCCTACTGTTCTAATGGGGATCATCTCTCACAGCATGCAATTcaagaaactagaaaaaaaaaaaccaaaatcaaacctgAAGCATCATCAAATCGAATTTAGGCTGACCAATATGCTCAACAGTGATGGAACCAAAAAAGTTCCCTAACAATGCAGCATCAGGAACAGCCAACCCTTCAACAAGCCCAACCACTAAACCTCCTAAGAAACTGTCACCAGCACCAGTAGGATCAACCTGCTTCGCTACAAATGGAGGAACCATCGTTTCATCATCCTTATGATAAATCCTACAACCTTTTTCACCATTAGTCaccacaacacaacacaatTGCTTCATCTGTTCAACATCCATGAAAAAAGCTTCAtctgatgaagctttcaagtACCCAATCCGATGCAAGATGTGAAAAAACCCACTTTCTCTCAAATCTACAAGCTTCACGGATCCATCAACAggatcaaaaaccctaatcagaGCTTGGATATCAACAGCCACAACGTCGCAGATCTCCACCATTTTCTCAAGCGTCTCCGGTAAAATCTCGCCGCCGACTCCAACAGCCATACCGAAATCGAATCTCGAATCGGGTATATCCGATGGAAGAATCGGATCACATGCAGAGACCCGTTTCAATACCCGATCAGCGTGACCGATCACATCGACCCCCAGATCGAAATAAGCTTCGAAAACTGTTGTTGCCTTCTCCGGGACCACGATCGGAGAGTGAGTGACCTCGTATCTGAAGTCGTGTCCGACTTTGGAGACTAATTCGCAGGAGACGGATGAAGAATCTAAGACGTTAGAGATGAAAGAGGCGGCGCCTCCTAGTGTTTCAGCTACGACTGATCCGTTTTGGATCAGAACGTCGTGGCAGTAATTTCCGACGATGAGAACGCGGCGATTCGGCGGTGAGTGCTGCGACGGAGGAGGATTTAGCGTCATGATGGCGGCTTGCGCAGAGGATCATCGAGAAGATGAAGCTTTTATTTAAGTAGgtacaataagaagaagaatcatggAATAAGAAAGACGAAGGAGTCTAACGAGAGCAACGGGAAGAGACAAAAACTAATGGCTAATACGTAACGTCTTGAGATTCGTTCCCTCTTGTCTGTCTTATGATATGTGTCTCCATGAAGATGACGCGCGCCTAACAAAGCTCTCCTTTActcttgtttaattttctttatttaaaataatcgAATTTCAAATCTTTATAGAATGACATCAGTCTCAAtataaaatgaaagagaaaaatattctCCAATTTATTTTGTTCCAAATTCCTtatagagactttttttttattcaacaacCCAATACAATATTCGAAGTGGAGATGAATGCACGGCTCAGTGGACTTTTAGCTGATGTTCCGATTCGGTTGTCGGGAAAGATAAGGATAACTGAACTGGAGACGACGAACGATTTATATGATTGCTAAATACGAGTTATACAGGAGCGAGTCAGGCTGGTTATTTATGAGCCATGAGACGTTTTGTTAAGTCAAAGGTGGCTTTGGAGTTTATAAAAGATAATTGgatacaaaagaaacaagagtGGGACTATCTTTAGTCAGAACGAATACCCCCCATGAAGCTACTTGGATCTGGACAATTACCCGTGAACTGAGCTTGCGAGAAGTCGAATCCCGGGTTCTGcaaaaaccgagagaaacagaACATGTAAAACAAGAGAATTGATCGAAGAGGAAAAGAAATTCATACTTGAGCTCAATACAAAGTAAATCAGACCATGTGTTTCAGTCATGCCAAGTTAATTTGCTCAGTGTATTTCCAAACCTTCAGAATCCGGCTATACCTTAGTGAACAAATTAATCACCTAAGGCAGCCACCATAGCTTAGACTATAGGTTAACTATCACCAGGCCTATGCAGACTGTTTTATCCATGAACATAAGAGATTCACTACTCTTATTTCTAGCAAGAGATTCACTACTTGAGAGAGGCACTACTCACAAGAAATTCTTCACTACTCTTTTTTTCTAACAAGAGATTCACTACTTGAGAGAGGCACAActcacaagaaacaaaataagagtgcttgaacaaagaaaacaatcaatGTGATTACACATGAGTCATCTAAATCAGATTATCTGTGACAAAGTAAtcatattttgagttttgacataAATTCAATTCTATCCAAAAGATGATGCCCAAGATTGGATTCAGAGATCAATTAGATGACCAAGACAAACAGAAAA from Camelina sativa cultivar DH55 chromosome 2, Cs, whole genome shotgun sequence includes the following:
- the LOC104735981 gene encoding inositol 3-kinase; protein product: MTLNPPPSQHSPPNRRVLIVGNYCHDVLIQNGSVVAETLGGAASFISNVLDSSSVSCELVSKVGHDFRYEVTHSPIVVPEKATTVFEAYFDLGVDVIGHADRVLKRVSACDPILPSDIPDSRFDFGMAVGVGGEILPETLEKMVEICDVVAVDIQALIRVFDPVDGSVKLVDLRESGFFHILHRIGYLKASSDEAFFMDVEQMKQLCCVVVTNGEKGCRIYHKDDETMVPPFVAKQVDPTGAGDSFLGGLVVGLVEGLAVPDAALLGNFFGSITVEHIGQPKFDLMMLQRVKEEVQRRKKQRNLSISHNNDQEEFHARLTPARFSCVDSPVQTELLVNGLSCDR